In Campylobacter showae CSUNSWCD, one genomic interval encodes:
- the nifJ gene encoding pyruvate:ferredoxin (flavodoxin) oxidoreductase produces MAKIMKTMDGNEAAAHAAYAFTEVAGIYPITPSSPMADYTDMWAAQGKKNLFGMPVKVVEMQSEGGAAGTVHGSLQVGALTTTYTASQGLLLKIPNMYKIAGQLLPGVIHVSARSIAAQALSIFGDHQDIYACRQTGFAMLASGSVQEVMDIAGVAHLAAIKGRVPFLHFFDGFRTSHEIQKVEVLDYAHFDRLLDREALQKFRDEALSPESPKTRGTAQNDDIYFQTRELANRYYDAVPDIVAEYLKEISKITGRDYKPFNYYGDPHATRVVIAMGSVTQTLEEVVDHLRAKGEKVGVLKVHLYRPFSLKYLFDVMPETVEKIAVLDRTKEPGSLGEPLYLDIKAAFYGRADAPLIVGGRYGLSSKDVDPAQLIAVYENLNAKEPKNGFTIGIEDDVTFTSLKVGEKISLSDASVKECLFYGLGADGTVGANKNSIKIIGDKTELYAQAYFAYDSKKSGGYTRSHLRFGKNPIRSTYLVSNPHFVACSVAAYLEIYDVINGIREGGTFLLNSIWDAEQTVAKLPNKVKKILAAKKVNFYIINATKLAREIGLKNRTNTIMQSAFFKLADIIPFADAQKYMKEYAHKAYAKKGEAIVEMNYKAIDMGADGLVKVAVDPSWANLTDDAANEEKYVGDEFIEKIVKPINAARGDSLPVSAFVGFEDGHFKSGTTAYEKRGIGVMVPKWIEENCIQCNQCAFVCPHAVIRPFLIDENELAAAPQTVQDHVLDAKGKEVKGLKYKIQVSPLDCTGCELCAQNCPSKEKSLVMVPLAEEMEKNEQENADYLFKKVTYKDDLMSKESVKGVGFAQPLFEFHGACPGCGETPYIGLVTRLFGDRMIVANATGCSSIYGGSAPSTPYTTNKDGKGVAWANSLFEDNAEFGMGMNVAVETLRHRIEDVMLRTKDAAPNALAALYSDWIAHKNDGEKTTQIAKILTPLLEQNLSVPGVKEILELKRYLVKKSQWIIGGDGWAYDIGFGGLDHVLASGENVNVLVLDTEVYSNTGGQSSKSSRAGSIAQFTASGKPMQKKDLGYIAMTYGNIFVAQINSNASQANTIKAIAAAEAYDGPSLVIAYSPCIAHGIKGGMALSGDQGELATKCGYWPTYVYDPRLIKEGKNPLKMTSKEPDWSLYEEFLLNEVRYNSLKKTNPGHADELLAKNKADAQRRYRQLKRLSLADFSDEVETSAEAAQSAE; encoded by the coding sequence ATGGCTAAAATAATGAAAACTATGGACGGAAACGAGGCTGCGGCACACGCGGCTTATGCATTTACCGAGGTTGCGGGCATCTATCCGATCACTCCTAGCTCGCCGATGGCTGATTACACCGATATGTGGGCGGCTCAGGGCAAGAAAAATCTATTCGGCATGCCGGTTAAAGTAGTCGAAATGCAAAGCGAGGGCGGAGCCGCGGGCACCGTGCACGGCTCGCTGCAAGTAGGCGCCCTAACTACGACATACACGGCTTCACAAGGTCTTTTGCTAAAAATCCCAAATATGTACAAGATCGCAGGCCAACTGCTACCGGGCGTCATCCACGTGAGCGCGCGCTCTATCGCAGCCCAGGCGCTTTCTATCTTTGGCGATCATCAGGACATTTATGCCTGTCGCCAGACGGGATTTGCGATGCTAGCAAGCGGCTCTGTGCAAGAAGTCATGGATATCGCCGGCGTCGCGCACCTAGCGGCGATCAAGGGTCGCGTACCGTTTTTGCACTTTTTCGACGGATTTCGCACGAGCCACGAGATACAAAAGGTCGAGGTGCTTGACTACGCGCACTTTGATAGACTGCTAGACCGCGAAGCTCTGCAAAAATTTAGAGACGAGGCGCTAAGTCCCGAGAGTCCTAAAACTCGCGGTACAGCGCAAAACGACGATATCTACTTCCAAACTCGTGAGCTAGCTAACCGCTACTACGACGCGGTTCCTGATATCGTGGCCGAGTATCTAAAAGAAATTTCAAAAATCACGGGACGCGACTATAAACCGTTTAACTACTACGGCGATCCGCACGCTACGCGCGTCGTGATCGCGATGGGTTCGGTAACGCAAACTCTCGAAGAAGTCGTCGATCACCTGCGTGCAAAGGGCGAAAAAGTAGGCGTGCTCAAGGTGCATCTATATCGTCCGTTTAGTCTAAAATATCTCTTTGACGTGATGCCTGAAACGGTAGAAAAGATCGCCGTGCTAGACCGCACGAAAGAGCCCGGAAGCCTGGGCGAGCCGCTGTATCTGGATATAAAAGCCGCTTTTTACGGGCGCGCGGACGCCCCGCTTATCGTGGGCGGTAGGTATGGTCTAAGCTCCAAAGACGTTGATCCCGCGCAGCTAATCGCCGTGTATGAAAATTTAAATGCAAAGGAGCCTAAAAACGGCTTTACGATCGGTATCGAGGATGACGTGACCTTTACCTCGCTAAAAGTCGGCGAGAAAATTTCGCTAAGCGATGCAAGCGTGAAAGAGTGCCTATTTTACGGTCTTGGCGCGGACGGTACCGTTGGGGCTAATAAAAACTCAATCAAAATAATCGGCGATAAAACCGAGCTTTACGCACAGGCGTATTTTGCCTACGATAGTAAAAAATCAGGCGGCTACACGCGCTCGCACCTACGTTTTGGCAAAAACCCGATCCGCTCGACCTACCTCGTCTCAAATCCGCACTTCGTAGCTTGCTCGGTCGCGGCGTATCTTGAAATTTACGACGTCATAAACGGCATCCGCGAGGGCGGGACATTCCTGCTAAACTCTATCTGGGACGCCGAGCAGACTGTCGCTAAACTACCAAATAAAGTAAAGAAAATTTTGGCCGCTAAAAAGGTAAATTTCTACATCATTAACGCCACGAAGCTAGCTCGCGAGATCGGGCTCAAAAACCGCACGAACACCATCATGCAGTCGGCGTTTTTTAAACTCGCAGACATCATCCCGTTTGCCGATGCGCAAAAATACATGAAAGAGTATGCGCACAAAGCCTACGCCAAAAAGGGCGAAGCGATCGTGGAGATGAACTACAAGGCTATCGACATGGGTGCGGACGGACTAGTTAAAGTCGCGGTCGATCCTAGCTGGGCAAATTTGACGGATGATGCCGCTAACGAGGAAAAATATGTCGGCGACGAATTTATAGAAAAAATCGTTAAACCTATAAACGCCGCCAGGGGCGATAGCCTGCCTGTTTCGGCGTTTGTCGGCTTTGAGGACGGACACTTTAAATCAGGCACGACGGCGTACGAAAAGCGCGGCATCGGCGTGATGGTGCCAAAGTGGATCGAAGAAAACTGTATCCAGTGTAACCAATGCGCCTTCGTCTGCCCGCACGCAGTCATCAGACCGTTTTTGATCGATGAAAACGAGCTCGCCGCCGCTCCGCAAACGGTGCAAGATCACGTCCTAGACGCCAAAGGCAAAGAGGTAAAAGGGCTAAAATATAAAATCCAGGTTAGTCCGCTAGACTGCACTGGCTGCGAACTGTGCGCTCAAAACTGCCCGAGCAAGGAAAAATCGCTCGTCATGGTGCCACTGGCCGAGGAGATGGAGAAAAACGAGCAGGAAAACGCGGATTATCTATTTAAAAAGGTAACCTACAAAGACGACCTGATGAGTAAAGAAAGCGTCAAGGGCGTTGGTTTTGCTCAACCGCTATTTGAGTTTCACGGTGCGTGTCCTGGTTGCGGCGAGACGCCTTATATAGGGCTTGTGACGAGGCTGTTTGGCGACCGTATGATCGTGGCAAACGCGACTGGTTGTAGCTCGATCTACGGCGGTAGCGCGCCTTCGACGCCTTATACGACGAACAAAGATGGCAAAGGCGTAGCGTGGGCGAACTCGCTGTTTGAGGATAACGCGGAGTTTGGCATGGGTATGAACGTCGCGGTCGAGACGCTGCGCCACCGCATCGAGGATGTGATGCTGCGCACAAAAGACGCCGCGCCAAACGCTCTAGCTGCGCTATACTCCGACTGGATCGCGCACAAAAACGACGGCGAGAAAACGACGCAAATCGCTAAAATTTTGACCCCTCTTTTGGAGCAAAATTTAAGCGTCCCGGGCGTAAAAGAAATTTTAGAGCTAAAAAGATATTTAGTTAAAAAATCTCAGTGGATCATCGGCGGCGACGGCTGGGCCTACGACATCGGCTTTGGTGGGCTTGACCACGTACTAGCTAGCGGCGAGAATGTAAATGTGCTCGTGCTAGATACCGAAGTCTACTCAAACACCGGCGGCCAGAGCTCAAAATCAAGCCGCGCGGGCTCGATAGCGCAGTTTACCGCTAGCGGCAAGCCGATGCAGAAAAAAGATCTGGGCTACATCGCGATGACCTACGGAAATATCTTCGTCGCGCAGATCAACTCAAACGCGAGCCAAGCAAACACGATAAAAGCCATCGCCGCAGCTGAGGCGTATGATGGACCTAGCCTCGTGATAGCGTATTCGCCGTGTATCGCGCACGGTATCAAGGGCGGTATGGCTCTCTCTGGCGATCAGGGCGAGCTAGCGACTAAATGCGGCTACTGGCCGACCTACGTTTACGATCCACGCCTAATCAAAGAGGGCAAAAACCCGCTAAAAATGACCTCAAAAGAGCCCGACTGGTCGCTTTACGAGGAGTTTTTGCTAAACGAGGTTCGCTACAACTCGCTTAAAAAAACCAACCCTGGGCACGCCGACGAGCTACTAGCTAAAAACAAGGCCGACGCGCAAAGACGCTACCGCCAGCTAAAACGCCTAAGCTTGGCTGATTTTAGCGATGAGGTCGAGACTAGCGCGGAGGCTGCCCAAAGCGCCGAGTAG
- a CDS encoding HAD family hydrolase, with product MKKTILFDLDGTLIDSTPAILDGFNAAFRAHGKSTPNHETVKALVGHPLDVMFAGLGAPTQLVPDYIAAYKARYEQIFLEQTSLLEGAAGALALASEFADVGVVTTKTSKFSIILLEHLGVMGFIKTVIGRDDVVNPKPDPEPINTALDRLGKTSAQDKARAFMVGDTTMDLEAARRAGVVGVGLVCGYGKEASLREYSNLIFKNAFEAVKFIAGR from the coding sequence ATGAAAAAAACTATACTTTTTGACCTTGATGGTACACTTATTGACTCGACTCCAGCTATCCTAGATGGTTTTAACGCCGCGTTTCGCGCTCACGGCAAATCAACCCCTAATCATGAAACGGTTAAGGCGTTAGTCGGGCACCCGCTTGACGTTATGTTTGCAGGACTCGGCGCGCCGACGCAGCTCGTACCTGATTATATCGCTGCATATAAGGCGCGTTATGAACAGATTTTTTTGGAACAAACTTCGTTACTCGAGGGTGCTGCGGGAGCACTGGCGCTTGCTAGCGAGTTTGCAGACGTAGGCGTCGTAACTACTAAAACATCGAAGTTTTCCATTATTTTGCTTGAACATTTGGGTGTTATGGGTTTTATTAAAACGGTAATCGGTAGAGACGACGTAGTAAATCCAAAACCGGACCCCGAACCTATAAATACGGCTCTTGATCGCCTAGGCAAAACGAGCGCGCAAGATAAAGCCAGAGCCTTTATGGTCGGCGATACGACGATGGACCTGGAGGCGGCTAGGCGTGCAGGAGTAGTCGGCGTCGGACTGGTTTGCGGATACGGTAAAGAGGCTAGTTTGCGCGAATATTCAAATTTGATCTTTAAAAACGCGTTTGAGGCGGTTAAATTTATAGCGGGTAGATGA
- a CDS encoding DNA-deoxyinosine glycosylase yields MSQTHPFKPIFDKNSKILILGSFPSVVSRELGFYYANPQNRFWRVLAQILNAPPPETTDEKINFLLAHRIAIYDAAISCEIKGSSDAKMTAVAPANLEPIFSGARIAQVFANGGKAYEICKKYLEDEIIKATKNEVIKLPSTSPANAKFSLEKLTCEWKVVVKTLKGG; encoded by the coding sequence ATGAGCCAAACCCATCCTTTTAAGCCGATTTTTGATAAAAATTCTAAAATTTTAATCCTCGGCTCCTTTCCCTCCGTAGTTTCTCGCGAGCTGGGCTTTTACTACGCAAATCCGCAAAATCGCTTCTGGCGGGTGCTGGCGCAAATTTTAAACGCGCCGCCGCCTGAAACTACGGACGAAAAGATAAATTTTCTCTTAGCACACCGCATCGCCATCTACGACGCTGCGATCTCGTGCGAGATAAAGGGCTCGAGCGATGCCAAAATGACTGCCGTCGCTCCTGCAAATTTAGAGCCGATCTTTAGCGGCGCGCGCATAGCGCAAGTGTTCGCTAACGGCGGCAAAGCTTATGAAATTTGCAAAAAATACTTAGAAGATGAGATCATAAAAGCGACAAAAAACGAGGTGATAAAACTACCATCAACCAGCCCCGCAAATGCTAAATTTAGCCTTGAAAAGCTCACGTGTGAATGGAAAGTAGTAGTCAAAACGCTAAAAGGCGGTTAA